One segment of Rosa chinensis cultivar Old Blush chromosome 6, RchiOBHm-V2, whole genome shotgun sequence DNA contains the following:
- the LOC112168807 gene encoding uncharacterized protein LOC112168807, protein MDQESGKPKKEIGGRRLIDLVFSWSITDVLNKDHYKTQVTRIPETFSTVTSYMKAFVPSLLEEIHDELRSSMMSLAQARTCEILTVETSKDHKPPKDLFYQITCAEDYVGAYEPVVGDIIALTDVRPKSIDDLNRSRNSYVIAYVIGSQHGSSDKLPILASKSINKGNSGNKKINSKSDTLFAVCLMNMTTNVRVWKALNSELGSNTNLFKNILQVQPPNSSHSQNSCQICFSNDKGCPELFTRWPTMCSDLNDSQEAAVLDCISLSKCHHQNTVKIIWGPPGTGKTKTIGLSLFALFQLKCRTLTCAPTNIAIVEVTTRLLRLVNQSLDYGKYGLGDIILFGNRMRLKIDNYDDLLEIFLDHRATILSTCLNPLSGWKHWLESMIELLEDPNKQYSLYLQSIRKRHNYKHEDSGDRSSASDGENDNLTFEQYVNDRQDSMYLKKRREKYNDDGKDSDNRNSSSDDLIGFLTLEEFVKEKQYSLYLKKGKERCDNDGEDSDNTNSSSDDEINVLTLEEFMKEKQNDIGDNLKLCMVNLYSHLPTSCISLKVVNYMIRAINLLESIKSLVCQGVGIASEGFQLVLNNCVHILRSLRAFSVPTSNDGQTIRNLCLENACLIFCTASSSAKLHTEGMKPLELLVIDEAAQLKECESAIPLQRPGLRHAILIGDERQLPAMVKSKIAENAGFGRSLFERLVLLGHEKHLLNVQYRMHPSISLFPKKEFYNNQISDGPNVNERSYEKCFLEGKMFGSYSFINIADGKEEFDRGRSLKNMVEVAVVYQIVLSLYEEFTRTKKKVSIGVISPYKAQVNAIEEKVREYSTDHLAGTGFTLSVRSVDGFQGGEEDVIIISTVRCNGNGSIGFLSNHQRANVVLTRARHCLWILGNGLTLSKSNSIWKNLIIDAKNRNCFYNADEDNNLSQAIALVDLDQVQVLFNSDSLLFRNAKWKVYFANEFYNSIAKIKDPKIRREVVSLLTNLSIGWRQSHGAKLYGRTSCQLLEKYQVHENLNLIWTVDILQENSQHVQIIQVWDIVPHSDVPNLTNRLDIIFGSYTVDKVNLCKQRSLEGDDVVPIRWPVEYSSSYSESDPLEFLSTPLSCLTLRDEPAENSTASYMRNNASNMSGKEATGSTPRW, encoded by the exons ATGGACCAGGAGAGTGGTAAgcccaaaaaagaaattggagGTAGgagattgattgatttggtCTTCTCTTGGTCTATTACAGATGTTCTCAATAAAGATCATTACAAAACCCAG GTAACTAGGATTCCTGAGACGTTCTCGACCGTAACGAGTTACATGAAAGCATTTgttccttcacttcttgaggaAATACATGATGAATTACGCTCAAGCATGATGTCCCTGGCGCAGGCGCGAACTTGTGAAATTCTGACAGTTGAAACTTCCAAGGATCATAAACCTCCCAAAGACTTGTTTTACCAAATTACATGTGCAGAAGATTACGTAGGAGCATACGAGCCAGTTGTTGGTGATATCATTGCCTTGACCGATGTGAGACCAAAATCCATTGATGATTTGAATAGATCCAGAAATTCTTATGTTATTGCTTATGTTATTGGATCGCAACACGGAAGTTCTGATAAGCTTCCGATACTCGCATCAAAGTCTATCAATAAAGGAAACTCAGGAAACAAAAAGATTAATAGTAAGAGTGATACACTTTTTGCTGTTTGCCTCATGAACATGACGACAAATGTACGTGTATGGAAAGCTCTGAACTCAGAACTAGGCTCAAACACTAATCTGTTTAAGAATATTCTGCAAGTGCAACCACCAAATTCATCACAT AGTCAGAATTCTTGCCAAATTTGTTTTTCCAATGATAAAGGCTGCCCTGAGCTTTTTACTAGATGGCCCACAATGTGTTCTGATCTAAATGATTCCCAAGAGGCTGCAGTTTTGGACTGTATCAGTTTGAGTAAGTGCCATCACCAGAATACGGTCAAGATAATATGGGGTCCTCCAGGGACTGGAAAAACAAAGACAATTGGTCTGTCACTATTTGCTCTATTTCAGTTGAAGTGCAGAACACTGACATGCGCTCCCACCAATATTGCTATCGTAGAAGTGACAACACGGCTCCTGAGATTGGTTAACCAGTCATTGGATTATGGCAAGTATGGACTTGGAGATATAATTCTATTTGGGAATAGGATGAGATTGAAGATTGATAATTATGATGACCTTCTTGAGATATTCCTTGATCATCGTGCTACAATTCTGTCCACATGTTTGAACCCATTGTCTGGTTGGAAACATTGGCTAGAGTCAATGATAGAATTGCTTGAGGATCCAAACAAACAATACTCATTGTATTTGCAATCAATAAGGAAAAgacacaattataaacatgaagaTTCTGGTGATAGGAGCTCAGCAAGTGATGGTGAAAATGATAATTTGACGTTTGAGCAGTATGTGAATGATAGACAGGACTCAATGTATTTgaaaaagagaagggaaaaatACAATGATGATGGTAAAGACAGTGATAATAGGAACTCATCAAGTGATGATCTCATTGGTTTTTTGACACTTGAGGAGTTTGTGAAGGAGAAACAGTATTCACTGTATTTGAAAAAGGGAAAGGAAAGATGCGACAATGACGGTGAAGATAGTGATAACACAAACTCATCAAGTGATGATGAAATTAATGTTTTGACGTTAGAGGAGTTTATGAAGGAGAAACAGAATGACATTGGTGACAATCTGAAGCTGTGTATGGTAAATTTGTACTCTCACTTGCCAACTTCTTGCATTTCATTAAAGGTGGTGAATTACATGATTAGAGCTATTAATTTGCTTGAGTCAATTAAATCATTAGTGTGTCAGGGGGTTGGCATTGCTAGTGAAGGGTTTCAATTGGTCCTGAACAATTGTGTTCATATACTGAGGTCACTTCGTGCATTTTCTGTTCCAACTTCTAATGATGGTCAGACAATAAGGAACTTGTGTTTGGAAAATGCTTGCTTAATATTTTGTACCGCATCAAGCTCTGCAAAATTGCACACGGAAGGAATGAAACCACTGGAACTTTTAGTCATTGATGAAGCTGCTCAGCTTAAAGAATGTGAATCAGCAATCCCTTTACAACGACCTGGTCTTCGACATGCTATTCTCATAGGAGATGAGAGGCAACTTCCTGCTATGGTTAAAAGCAAG ATTGCTGAGAATGCTGGTTTCGGAAGAAGCTTGTTCGAAAGACTAGTCCTATTGGGACATGAGAAACACCTTCTCAATGTCCAGTATCGAATGCATCCATCAATCAGCTTATTTCCGAAAAAGGAGTTTTACAATAATCAGATATCAGATGGTCCAAATGTCAATGAAAGGAGCTATGAGAAATGCTTCCTTGAGGGAAAAATGTTTGGATCCTACTCCTTCATAAATATAGCCgatggaaaagaagaatttgatCGTGGACGCAGTTTGAAAAATATGGTTGAGGTTGCTGTTGTCTATCAGATAGTTCTTAGCCTTTACGAAG AATTCACTCGAACAAAGAAGAAGGTTAGTATTGGGGTAATATCACCTTACAAAGCCCAAGTCAATGCAATTGAAGAGAAAGTCAGAGAATACAGTACGGATCATTTAGCTGGAACTGGCTTCACTCTAAGTGTGCGATCTGTTGATGGATTCCAAGGTGGTGAAGAGGATGTGATAATCATCTCCACTGTTAGATGTAATGGGAATGGATCAATTGGTTTCCTCTCAAATCATCAAAGAGCAAATGTTGTACTAACACGTGCAAG GCACTGTCTTTGGATATTGGGGAATGGACTGACCTTGTCTAAGAGTAACTCTATTTGGAAGAATCTAATCATTGATGCCAAGAATCGCAATTGTTTTTACAATGCTGATGAGGACAACAACTTGTCTCAGGCTATTGCCCTTGTGGATCTTGACCAAGTTCAAGTTTTATTCAATTCTGATTCTCTGCTGTTCAGAAATGCAAAATGGAAG GTTTACTTTGCCAATGAATTTTACAACTCCATCGCAAAAATTAAAGACCCCAAGATTCGTCGGGAAGTGGTTTCCCTACTGacaaatctttcaattggttggCGCCAATCTCATGGGGCGAAACTCTATGGTAGGACTTCTTGTCAGCTATTAGAGAAGTATCAAGTCCATGAGAACCTGAATTTGATTTGGACTGTGGACATTCTCCAAGAGAATTCACAACATGTACAGATTATACAAGTTTGGGATATTGTGCCACATTCTGATGTTCCAAATCTCACAAACCGTCTTGACATCATTTTCGGGAGTTACACAGTGGACAAGGTTAATCTCTGCAAACAAAGAAGTCTTGAGGG GGACGATGTAGTTCCAATTAGATGGCCGGTGGAATATTCAAGCAGTTACAGTGAATCTGATCCTCTGGAGTTCCTTTCAACACCATTATCTTGTCTCACTCTGAGGGACGAGCCAGCTGAAAATTCAACTGCATCTTATATGAG AAATAATGCATCCAACATGAGTGGAAAGGAGGCCACCGGATCAACACCAAGGTGGTAA